A window of the Citrus sinensis cultivar Valencia sweet orange chromosome 9, DVS_A1.0, whole genome shotgun sequence genome harbors these coding sequences:
- the LOC102628685 gene encoding uncharacterized protein LOC102628685: MDASPRLVYCGIEPARFPASSFRKNRVSVRRRTRKVFAVASEPKPKQTGTGPASSSSPSKTVNGSSRSSPPLKPVNGASMRMGEVSQEIKRVRAQMEENEQLSILMKGLRGQNLRDSQFADDSVKLRLVEVDESSEFLPLVYDPASITAYWGKRPRAVATRIVQLLSVAGGFLSRIAWDIVTKKIKENEVARAIELRDIVTSLGPAYIKLGQALSIRPDILSPVAMVELQKLCDKVPSFPDDVAMALIKEELGQPWQEIYSELSSSPIAAASLGQVYKGRLKENGDLVAVKVQRPFVLETVTVDLFIIRNLGLALRKFPQVSIDVVGLVDEWAARFFEELDYVNEGENGTLFAEMMKTDLPQVVIPKTYEKYTSRKVLTTGWIEGEKLSQSTESDVGELVNVGVICYLKQLLDTGFFHADPHPGNLIRTPDGKLAILDFGLVTKLTDDQKYGMIEAIAHLIHRDYEAIVKDFVKLDFIPEGVNLEPILPVLAKVFDQALEGGGAKNFNFQELAADLAQITFDYPFRIPPYFALIIRAVGVLEGIALVGNSDFAIVDEAYPYIAQRLLTDEAPRLRNALRYTIYGKSGVFDAERFIDIMQAFENFITAAKSGGGEGLNGHMAELGILQSQTGYIFPVLSSSGSQPTQQIQTRAALAFLLSDKGSLFREFLLDEIVKGIDAVTREQLVQIMAVLGVGNVAPVFSMVPSFGPFKPAALLPTVTEEDKVILNNVQKIVAFLTAGSSVSRTSNQGVDVAQALRELLPVLPGISTIFPEVISRLSSRVLARLIRDSFL, encoded by the exons ATGGACGCGTCACCCCGGCTCGTCTACTGCGGAATCGAGCCCGCCCGGTTTCCCGCCAGCTCGTTCCGGAAGAACAGAGTTTCGGTCCGCAGGCGGACCAGAAAGGTGTTCGCGGTCGCCTCTGAACCGAAACCGAAGCAGACCGGAACCGGACCGGCCAGTTCCTCCTCGCCGTCCAAAACTGTCAATGGAAGCTCAAGATCATCGCCTCCTTTGAAACCGGTCAACGGAGCTTCCATG AGGATGGGTGAGGTTTCACAGGAGATTAAAAGAGTGAGGGCAcaaatggaagaaaatgaaCAGCTGTCAATTTTAATGAAAGGATTAAGGGGCCAGAATTTGAGGGATTCTCAGTTTGCTGATGACAGTGTTAAACTTCGCCTTGTCGAG GTTGATGAAAGCAGCGAGTTTTTGCCCTTGGTATATGACCCTGCAAGCATTACTGCATATTGGGGCAAGCGTCCACGCGCTGTTGCTACACGGATTGTCCAGTTACTCTCTGTAGCCGGGGGTTTTCTCTCACGTATTGCTTGGGATATTGTTACCAAGAAGATCAAAGAG AATGAAGTTGCTAGAGCAATTGAATTAAGAGACATTGTTACCTCCTTGGGTCCAGCATATATAAAACTTGGGCAAGCTCTGAGTATTCGACCAGATATATTGTCACCTGTTGCAATGGTTGAGCTGCAAAAGCTTTGTGACAAG GTTCCTTCATTTCCTGATGATGTAGCAATGGCTCTTATTAAGGAGGAGCTTGGTCAGCCTTGGCAAGAAATCTATTCagaactctcttcttctccaattgctgCAG CATCACTAGGACAAGTATATAAGGGCCGGCTGAAAGAAAATGGGGATTTGGTGGCTGTCAAAGTGCAGAGACCTTTTGTTCTTGAGACAGTGACAGTCGATTTGTTCATTATACGCAACCTGGGACTGGCTCTGCGGAAGTTTCctcag gTCTCCATAGATGTTGTTGGATTGGTTGATGAATGGGCTGCTCGTTTTTTTGAGGAGTTAGATTATGTTAATGAGGGTGAAAATGGGACACTGTTTGCAGAAATGATGAAAACGGATCTTCCACAG GTGGTTATACCGAAGACCTATGAAAAGTATACTTCAAGAAAGGTTCTTACTACAGGGTGGATTGAAGGAGAAAAGTTGTCACAAAGTACGGAAAGTGATGTTGGAGAGCTGGTTAATGTTGGGGTCATATGCTACCTGAAGCAG TTGCTTGACACTGGATTTTTCCATGCTGACCCACATCCTGGAAATTTAATTCGCACCCCAGATGGCAAGCTGGCTATACTTGACTTCG GTCTGGTCACAAAATTGACTGATGATCAGAAATATGGAATGATCGAAGCAATCGCTCACCTTATTCATCGGGACTATGAAGCTATAGTCAAAGATTTTGTCAAACTTGATTTCATTCCTGAGGGGGTTAATTTGGAGCCCATCTTGCCAGTCTTGGCTAAGGTATTTGATCAGGCACTTGAAGGTGGAGGAGCCAAAAACTTTAACTTTCAGGAGCTGGCAGCAGATTTGGCCCAAATAACATTTGATTATCCCTTTAGGATACCGCCTTATTTTGCTCTCATAATTAGGGCAGTAGGAGTTCTAGAAGGCATTGCTTTGGTAGGGAATTCTGATTTTGCCATTGTGGATGAAGCCTATCCATATATAGCCCAG AGACTTTTGACTGATGAAGCTCCTCGTTTGAGGAATGCCTTGCGATACACAATATATGGGAAGTCTGGTGTTTTTGATGCTGAGAGATTCATTGATATCATGCAAGCCTTTGAAAATTTCATAACTGCAGCCAAAAGTGGTGGTGGAGAGGGCTTAAATGGGCATATGGCCGAGCTTGGTATTTTGCAAAGCCAAACAGGTTATATCTTTCCTGTACTTTCGTCAAGTGGATCTCAACCAACACAGCAAATTCAAACGAGGGCAGCTTTAGCCTTTCTGTTGTCTGATAAAGGGAGCCTTTTTCGAGAATTTCTTCTGGATGAG ATTGTAAAGGGCATTGATGCAGTTACAAGGGAACAGTTGGTACAAATAATGGCTGTTCTGGGAGTTGGAAATGTTGCCCCAGTTTTTAGCATGGTTCCTTCTTTTGGACCCTTTAAGCCTGCTGCACTTCTACCCACCGTAACTGAGGAGGACAAAGTTATATTGAACAATGTACAAAAAATTGTTGCGTTCTTAACTGCGGGAAGTTCAGTATCAAGGACATCAAATCAG GGTGTAGATGTTGCTCAGGCACTTCGAGAGCTGCTTCCCGTGTTGCCAGGCATCTCCACAATCTTTCCTGAGGTGATCAGTCGATTATCTTCCCGGGTATTAGCACGCTTAATCCGAGattcatttttgtaa
- the LOC102629138 gene encoding general transcription factor IIH subunit 2-like, with the protein MKNSERSRLNGEAEEEDDEEENLNGGLEAWERSYADDRSWEALQEDESGFLRPIDNSAIYHAQYRRRLRGRSLTVATARIQKGLIRYLYIVIDLSRAAAEMDFRPSRMVVVAKQVEAFVREFFDQNPLSQIGLVTVKDGVANCLTDLGGSPESHIKALMGKLGCSGDSSIQNALDLVHGLLNQIPSYGHREVLILYSALSTCDPGDIMETIQKCKESKIRCSVIGLSAEMFICKHLCQETGGTYSVALDESHFKELILEHAPPPPAIAEFAIASLIKMGFPQRAGEGSISICSCHKEVKIGVGYTCPRCKARVCELPTECRICGLQLVSSPHLARSYHHLFPIAPFDEATPSRLNDLHNISRSTCFGCQQSLLASGNKAGLCVACPKCKKHFCLECDIYIHESLHNCPGCESLRQSNPVVANEG; encoded by the exons atgaagaattcaGAGAGAAGTCGATTGAATGGAGAAGCAGAGGAAGAAGACGATGAAGAGGAAAACTTAAATGGGGGGCTTGAAGCGTGGGAAAGAAGCTACGCAGATGACAGATCATGGGAAGCTTTACAAGAAGACGAGTCAGGGTTTCTTCGACCCATTGACAACTCTGCCATTTACCATGCACAATATCGCCGCCGCCTCCGTGGTCGTTCTTTAACAGTCGCCACTGCTCGCATCCAAAAGGGTCTTATTCGTTATCTCTACATTGTCATCGATCTCTCTCGG GCAGCTGCAGAGATGGATTTTCGGCCAAGTAGAATGGTTGTTGTTGCAAAACAAGTTGAGGCTTTTGTCAGGGAGTTTTTTGACCAGAATCCCCTTAGTCAAATTGGTTTGGTGACCGTGAAGGATGGGGTTGCTAATTGTTTAACTGATCTCGGTGGAAGCCCCGAGTCTCATATAAAAGCTTTGATGGGTAAGTTGGGATGCTCAGGTGATTCCTCGATACAGAACGCCTTAGATCTTGTACACGGGCTTCTCAATCAAATTCCATCATATGGTCATCGTGAAGTTCTAATCTTATATTCTGCTCTCAGTACTTGTGATCCGGGAGATATAATGGAGACCATTCAGAAATGCAAGGAGTCTAAAATTAGGTGTTCGGTTATTGGTCTCTCTGCGGAAATGTTCATATGCAAACATCTCTGCCAAGAAACTGGTGGAACCTACTCTGTCGCATTGGATGAG TCCCACTTCAAGGAGTTGATACTGGAGCATGCACCCCCACCTCCAGCTATAGCTGAATTTGCAATTGCCAGTTTGATCAAGATGGGTTTCCCACAAAGAGCAGGGGAGGGCTCTATTTCAATATGTTCATGTCATAAAGAAGTTAAGATTGGTGTGGGATACACCTGTCCAAGATGCAAAGCTCGTGTTTGTGAGCTACCCACTGAATGTCGTATTTGTGGATTGCAACTTGTTTCTTCGCCTCATTTGGCAAGGTCATACCATCATCTCTTTCCAATTGCACCATTCGATGAGGCCACCCCATCACGTCTAAATGATCTACATAACATATCGCGATCAACTTGTTTTGGTTGCCAACAAAGTCTTCTCGCTTCCG GAAACAAAGCTGGCCTTTGTGTTGCTTGCCCAAAATGCAAAAAACACTTTTGCCTAGAGTGTGATATTTACATTCATGAAAGTTTGCACAACTGCCCTGGTTGTGAGAGCTTAAGGCAGTCAAACCCAGTTGTTGCTAATGAAGGATGA